The DNA sequence AAGCTGAATTACCTGCCCTTATATCATTCAATAAATCATCTGCTATTTCAAAATTATTTAACTCTATATTACTTATGGATTGATATAATTTTAATTCGGCATTATCTCCATCTATATTAATTAACTGCTCAAAAGCAATATCTGCTTTAGCAAATTCTTTATTGTTAAAAGCATTTTCAGCGGTTTGTAATAAATCATCATTGTCTCCTCTAACCGTTAAGCTAATATTTCCATAATTATTATAATCACTATATGAAGGGTTCGAAAAATTATTGAACATAAAAATTCCAATCAACAAAGTGATGCTTGCTACCATAGCATATTGCCAAGGTTTAAATTGAATGGTCTTTTTTGGAGTTTCATATTTTTCAAAATAACTATTTGAAATGAATTTTAAATTATCTTGAAATACTGTCGACTCCACTTCATTTTCAAATTTATTTGCTAAAAAAGTATTTAATGTTTTGTAAGTATTAAAAGCTTGATTAAACTCTGGCTCGGTTTTCAATCGCAATTCAAAAGCTATAACTTCATCTTTGGTTAACTCGTTGGATAAGTAGGATTCAAACTGTATGTAATTTTGGTTCTCCATAACAATTAATTATTAAGTTGGTTAAATTTAGGCGACTCTTGAACCATTTCTGTTAATTTCCCGATACATAAAGATTTTCTTTTCCTTGCGTAAGCGTAAGTAACACCTAAATTTTTGGCCACTTCTTCCATAGACTTTATTTTAAAAGTAGCAGTAAGTAAATCTCTACACGCGGTTCCTAACTTATTAAACATTTCTGTAAACAGAGCTTCTTGTTGGCCAAATACAGACGTTTCAAAAGCCAATTCTTGAGCCTCGTCATCTTTATATAACACTTCTTCATTAATTGTTACCTCTTTATTGGAAGATTTTTTTAATTCATTCAACCATTTGCGTTTACACAGTAAAAAAAAGTATGCATCAAAAGGACAAGTTAATTTCAACTTTTTTTCTTTTGCTTGGTTGTATATGGTTATTAAAGTTTCTTGGATTACATCTTGAGCTTCATCTACACTACCACTGTTCTGTTTTATATAATTAATAACTTTTGGTACAAACTTATCGTATATAGATTGAATAACAAATGAGTTATTTTGCAGCAATCCAACTACATATTTTTGATCTTCATGTATTTTTTTTTCACCCATTAGCCCTTGTATTTGCTACTAAAGTAAAAAAACTTTCAAATAAAAGGGTAACAATTTTTAAATGCTTTTGATATGAGGGTGTAACAGTCAGAATAACGACGCAACAAATTTTAAATAATCCATAAAATTTAAAAATCATGAAAAAATCAATTTTAATTATCGCAACTGTAGCTTTATCAATATTAAACATAAACGCTACCAATGAAAAAACAATTAGTAACACTTCAACTGAATCTAAAGAAATTACAAAAAACAACATTGCTCAAGTTTTTGAGTGGAAAATAGAAACCACAAAAGAAACTTACTCAGGAACATCTTTATCCTTAAAACAAGCAAAAAACATGATGACACTTTCAAGTTCTGGAGAAATAGTAACAGCTAAAGAAATTAAAAGCTTTTTCGTTTTAAAATCTGAAGTAAACGCTAAAAGAAATTATTTCTGGGAAGTTGAAACTGCAACCGGTACTGCAAAAGGCTATTCATCAACTGAAGATTATGCACACAAAATGATACAGTTGGTTGCTTCTGGAGATGCTATTGTATCTAAAATAATCATCAGTCAACCTCAACAATAAATTTACACTGAGCATAGTCGAAGTGAAAAAAAATTAAAAATAATTTACCAAACAGGGTAACAAAATGCTTACCCTGTTTATATAAACTCGAATAACAATTTAAACCCAATTATTATGAAACATTTAAAACACTTATTAGGAACTTTATTATTGACTACTTTAATCTTTACAAGCTGTGAAAAGGACGATGACAACGACATTATTATCCGCGCTACGGCAGAAGATTTTAACAATCTAAAAGACGCGGCCTTAGAAGATTTAACACAAACATTCCAGTTTGATGCCGCAGACGGCAGTGTAAACCTAACCTCAGAAAATGGTGTAGAAATTTACATTAACACCAATTGTTTAACCTTAAACGGAAATGCCATTACAGGAACTATTGATCTAGAATTTGTTGAAATATTTGAAAAAGGCAATATGCTTACTACCAACAAACCTACTATGGGAATCATGCCTAATGGCGACAAAGCTTTATTACTAACTGGTGGTGAGTTTTTTGTAGAAGCCACCAAAGATGGGGAGGCTCTTGAAACCAATTGTGGCTTTCAAATGTTTATTCCGGCAGATTTAACAGGTGGAGTTGATAATGAAATGATTCTTTGGAATGGTATTATTGATGAAGATGGAAACCTTGTTTGGGAAGAAGAAAAAAGAGATGGTGCTCAAGGTGAAGGAGGTGTGTTTGCAGAAGGAAATAATTACTATGGCTTTTTCCAATCGTTCGGATGGTCTAACGTAGATAGATTTTACAACGACCCAAGAGACAAAACAACCATTCTTGTTGGAGTACCAGAAGGCTATGACAATACTAATAGTTCGGTTTACATTTCTTATGATGGTGAAGAAACTGGTTTAGCTCAACTTGATACTTATGATCCAGCTACTGGTTTGTTTAGTGAGCATTACGGACAAATTCCAATCGGATTAGAATGTCATATCATTTTTGCAACAGAAGAAAACGACAACTGGAAATATGCTATAAAAGAAGTAACTATTGTAGAAAATGATATCATCACATTTACTGAAAACGAAACCTCAGTAGTAACAGAAGCACAACTTACAACTATTATTAATGATTTACCATAAACAACTATTAACAAAAAGACCTACTTATATCTTTTTTTGTCCAATTTTTTAACCTATTTATCAAAAGCCAGAAACACCCAAGTTTCTGGCTTTTTTATTTAGTAATGGGTAACAAATCAAGCCTATTATTTATATAAAGATATAGCCCACAGAATATTATGAAAAAAAAGGTTTACATATTAATTTTAATAGCGCTTATCATGTTAGTGTTAAGTGCTAATATTATGATTGTAGCCTCAAATTACATAACAGATTGATTAACTTACAATTTTAAAACTATTTTTAAGCGGACACTTTTTAGTATATTTAGACCAAATAAAACCCTTATCGCTATGAACAAACAGCTATTTTTTATTTGCTTTTTATTTTTCTGTACTTATACTTATGGTCAGAGAATAGTAACCGATACAATTACTAGAACCGCAACTATAAATCATACTGCAAATGGCAACCAAGTTGTTTTTACACCAGAAACTCCAATTTTAAACCAAATAGCAGGAGCACCAAAAGCATTTTACACTCATTTCTGGGAATTTGGTGATGGTAATTACAGCACAGAAGAAAACCCTAAACATATATATAAAAACAAAGGTGAATACAACGTAAAACTTTGGGCAACCAATAATTATGATACAGGAAAGCCACCCACTACCCGTCCTAAAAAAGTGGCCATAACCAACGTTACAACCGAATATGAAGAAATAGCCTCTATGGATGAGGATTTTATCTTAAAGCGAAATAGAGAGCCTGTTCCAGACCAAGAAATGGTGGTTGTATTAAGCTACAAAAATATAAAAGATTATGTAACCAACGGAAAACTTTATCTGTTCTATAACGAACTGAAATATAAAGCCAATAATTTTGAACTGATAGAAACCAGAACACACCATAATGAAAACAAAGTTTCAACCGATGAATTTGCTTTTACTTATAACATTGAAAATACTAAAACGTATTTAGCTTCATCAACAAATGAACTCGTAAAAACATCTGAAGCCATACAAGATTCTACCGAAAAAACAAACCTTCCGTTAACCATTCAAGAATCCAAGACCTTATACAAAAACTGGAGGCTCTTAGAATTTGGAAATATGAACCCAAACGAGGAACGCAACATTTTTTTTAGTTTAAAAACCACACCTGAAATGGTTAAGGACACCAGTGCCATTATTTCTGTTCGTGGTATTTATGTACCCGATGCCAATTACGACAACCATAAAGTAAAAGACATGGAAATGGAAATCGTTACCTCGCACGACCCTAATAAAATGTCATCAAACGGCACCTTTATGAATTACAGATTAGTGCGGTTTAAAACCTTAAAATATAAAGTAAAATTCCAAAATAATGGCGAAGGCCCAGCACGTACCATTCGTTTAGAAACCGATATTCCAGACATGTTGGACAAATCTACTATAAAGGTGTTAGACATGTACCCTAAATGCGACATCTGCCCGAAACGTGAGGTTTTATATAGTTGTTTAGACACCTCCTTTACAGACACCCAAGCCATTTTTACATTTAAAAATATTTACCTTCCTGGAAGCGAACAAAAAAATGTTAAGGAATATGATTCCACCAAAGGCTTTGTAAAATACAGCATCAAATTTGCCAAAGATTTTCACAAAAAGTCTACAAAAA is a window from the Pseudalgibacter alginicilyticus genome containing:
- a CDS encoding RNA polymerase sigma factor → MGEKKIHEDQKYVVGLLQNNSFVIQSIYDKFVPKVINYIKQNSGSVDEAQDVIQETLITIYNQAKEKKLKLTCPFDAYFFLLCKRKWLNELKKSSNKEVTINEEVLYKDDEAQELAFETSVFGQQEALFTEMFNKLGTACRDLLTATFKIKSMEEVAKNLGVTYAYARKRKSLCIGKLTEMVQESPKFNQLNN
- a CDS encoding tetratricopeptide repeat protein; the encoded protein is MENQNYIQFESYLSNELTKDEVIAFELRLKTEPEFNQAFNTYKTLNTFLANKFENEVESTVFQDNLKFISNSYFEKYETPKKTIQFKPWQYAMVASITLLIGIFMFNNFSNPSYSDYNNYGNISLTVRGDNDDLLQTAENAFNNKEFAKADIAFEQLINIDGDNAELKLYQSISNIELNNFEIADDLLNDIRAGNSAYKNKATWYLALSKLKQENYKASLEILKTIPEDAEDYKQAQKLIKKLD
- a CDS encoding DUF7619 domain-containing protein, encoding MNKQLFFICFLFFCTYTYGQRIVTDTITRTATINHTANGNQVVFTPETPILNQIAGAPKAFYTHFWEFGDGNYSTEENPKHIYKNKGEYNVKLWATNNYDTGKPPTTRPKKVAITNVTTEYEEIASMDEDFILKRNREPVPDQEMVVVLSYKNIKDYVTNGKLYLFYNELKYKANNFELIETRTHHNENKVSTDEFAFTYNIENTKTYLASSTNELVKTSEAIQDSTEKTNLPLTIQESKTLYKNWRLLEFGNMNPNEERNIFFSLKTTPEMVKDTSAIISVRGIYVPDANYDNHKVKDMEMEIVTSHDPNKMSSNGTFMNYRLVRFKTLKYKVKFQNNGEGPARTIRLETDIPDMLDKSTIKVLDMYPKCDICPKREVLYSCLDTSFTDTQAIFTFKNIYLPGSEQKNVKEYDSTKGFVKYSIKFAKDFHKKSTKSRTAIIFDKNDPIITNYSTTRFSPGISIGAKVGVNSFSDLKNSDSYFFGVTISPYKSYRWYWQIELMNNFHKYNADTFVNEQFVDDAQGFRYLQRTTTNVSYENIDWDIPVLVRYNLNNYVGLGAGLQTTFSLNEKQDRTIFIEQFESDAADAPTFNTITNNTNETNSFVNLRTSVVLDATAGFSRIGPSLGARYVLNLENNFNYWQFYAIWKF